The Desulfosporosinus acidiphilus SJ4 genome has a window encoding:
- a CDS encoding NAD(P)/FAD-dependent oxidoreductase has translation MVYDLIIIGAGPAGISASIYAVSRGVKTLILEKRQVGGVIRQVSNVTHYSGIIENETGKTFATKIYNQALDAGVVIKFEEVTAVNLEAEIKEVETKKSTYQTKTVIIANGTTPRHLGIPGEQELIGKGVDYYLSDDLSKYKGKEIFVVGGSDGALKEALFLSKLAKQVTVIHFEEKLGAVVEFTSKAEKTSNLKIRLHTRLTNIKGSTGIETLEITDVNTNETEVMEAPNSFVFIYAGSTPNSAMYSSLENENGYIIANEKMQTKIPGVYAVGDICKKEVRQIATAVSDGAIAGIQAAAYLRGR, from the coding sequence TTGGTTTATGACTTAATTATTATCGGTGCAGGTCCTGCAGGCATAAGCGCCTCGATTTATGCTGTTAGTAGAGGAGTAAAAACATTAATCTTGGAAAAAAGGCAAGTAGGTGGAGTTATCCGACAAGTCTCAAACGTTACTCATTATTCTGGGATTATAGAAAATGAAACGGGTAAGACTTTTGCGACTAAAATATATAACCAAGCTTTAGACGCGGGAGTAGTTATTAAATTTGAGGAAGTAACTGCCGTAAATCTAGAAGCAGAGATCAAGGAGGTAGAAACTAAAAAGAGTACATACCAAACTAAAACAGTAATCATTGCCAACGGTACTACGCCAAGACATCTTGGAATACCGGGTGAACAAGAACTCATTGGAAAGGGGGTAGATTATTATTTGTCAGATGATTTAAGTAAATATAAGGGAAAGGAAATATTTGTAGTGGGCGGCTCCGATGGTGCTTTAAAAGAAGCATTATTTTTGTCAAAGTTGGCCAAACAGGTTACTGTCATCCATTTTGAGGAAAAGTTAGGAGCTGTAGTGGAGTTCACATCAAAAGCGGAAAAAACTTCGAACCTAAAGATTCGTCTTCATACCAGACTCACCAATATAAAAGGGAGTACAGGAATTGAAACATTGGAAATTACAGATGTAAATACTAATGAGACTGAAGTCATGGAAGCTCCGAATAGTTTTGTATTTATCTATGCTGGGTCAACCCCTAATTCCGCAATGTATTCCTCGCTCGAAAATGAGAATGGATATATTATTGCAAATGAGAAAATGCAAACTAAAATTCCTGGTGTCTATGCTGTGGGTGATATATGCAAAAAGGAGGTGAGACAAATTGCTACAGCCGTTTCCGATGGAGCAATTGCGGGGATTCAGGCGGCAGCTTATCTGAGAGGAAGATAG